The Orcinus orca chromosome 4, mOrcOrc1.1, whole genome shotgun sequence genome includes a region encoding these proteins:
- the SHISA3 gene encoding protein shisa-3 homolog, translated as MGALLALCLLLGWLRGGPADAQQSGEYCHGWVDVQGNYHEGFQCPEDFDTLDATICCGSCALRYCCAAADARLEQGGCTNDRGELEHPGITAQPVYVPFLIVGSIFIAFIVLGSLVAVYCCTCLRPKEPSQQPIRFSLRTYQTETLPMILTSTNLRAPSRQSSTATSSSSTGGSIRRFSFARAEPGCLVPSPPPPYTTGHPIHLTQPSGFLVSPQYFAYPLQQEPPLPGKSCPDFSSS; from the exons ATGGGGGCGCTGCTGGCGCTCTGTCTCCTCTTGGGCTGGCTGCGTGGGGGTCCGGCGGACGCCCAGCAGTCCGGAGAGTACTGCCACGGCTGGGTGGACGTGCAGGGCAACTACCACGAGGGCTTCCAGTGCCCGGAGGATTTCGACACGCTGGACGCCACCATCTGCTGCGGATCGTGCGCGCTGCGCTACTGCTGCGCCGCGGCCGACGCCAGGCTGGAGCAGGGCGGCTGCACCAATGACCGCGGCGAGCTGGAGCACCCCGGCATCACGGCGC AGCCTGTGTACGTTCCCTTCCTGATCGTTGGCTCCATCTTCATCGCCTTCATCGTTCTGGGCTCTTTAGTGGCTGTTTATTGCTGCACCTGCTTGAGACCCAAGGAGCCCTCGCAGCAGCCAATCCGCTTCTCGCTCCGCACCTATCAGACGGAGACCCTTCCCATGATCCTGACCTCCACGAACCTCAGGGCACCTTCCAGGCAGTCCAGCACGGCCACCAGCTCCAGCTCCACAGGGGGCTCCATCCGAAGGTTCTCCTTTGCCAGggcagagccaggctgcctggtgcCCTCACCACCCCCGCCTTATACCACAGGCCACCCAATCCACCTGACCCAACCATCCGGTTTCCTGGTGTCACCCCAGTACTTCGCTTACCCACTCCAGCAGGAGCCACCACTGCCTGGGAAGAGCTGTCCAGACTTCAGTTCCAGTTGA